From the Sphingomonas aliaeris genome, one window contains:
- a CDS encoding TetR/AcrR family transcriptional regulator, with amino-acid sequence MTDPAKRPPHKRTSKADQRASTTEQILDSAEELFSLRGLHGVTLREVADKAGVHQSLLHYYFKDKKDLFDAVIARRAPVTIARRVAALDAYEKQAAGNITVEGALHAYLDADLDLHGHGDAGWRNYGQLGAQVSNTAEWGAELMDTHFDALVLRLIDLLQQALPDCPRDDLFWGYHFVTGGLMLTLGRTGRIDKLSGGLCRSDDFDAVKERMARFMAAGFTATCAARAETRKAQI; translated from the coding sequence GAACAGATATTGGATTCTGCCGAGGAATTGTTCTCGCTTCGTGGTCTGCACGGCGTCACGCTGCGCGAGGTAGCGGACAAAGCGGGCGTGCATCAGTCGCTACTCCATTACTATTTCAAGGATAAGAAGGATCTGTTCGATGCGGTAATTGCGCGCCGCGCGCCGGTAACGATCGCGCGGCGCGTCGCGGCGCTCGACGCGTACGAGAAGCAAGCAGCTGGGAACATCACCGTCGAAGGCGCACTCCACGCCTATCTCGATGCCGATCTCGATCTCCACGGGCATGGCGATGCAGGTTGGCGCAATTATGGCCAGCTTGGCGCGCAAGTCAGCAATACCGCTGAGTGGGGTGCCGAGCTGATGGATACCCATTTCGACGCCCTGGTCCTGCGACTGATCGACTTGTTGCAACAGGCACTGCCCGATTGCCCCCGCGACGATCTTTTCTGGGGTTATCACTTCGTAACCGGCGGACTTATGCTGACGCTGGGCCGTACTGGACGTATCGACAAGCTGTCCGGAGGCCTGTGTCGGTCAGACGATTTTGACGCCGTTAAGGAACGGATGGCCCGGTTCATGGCCGCCGGCTTTACCGCTACCTGCGCGGCACGCGCCGAGACCAGAAAAGCGCAGATCTAA